From a single Lolium rigidum isolate FL_2022 chromosome 7, APGP_CSIRO_Lrig_0.1, whole genome shotgun sequence genomic region:
- the LOC124671620 gene encoding uncharacterized protein LOC124671620, with product MSVSCGLECVLCVGCVRWAWKRLTYIGAYDSETWPPAAADDFHPVPRICQIIMAINEDDLANPKFAPPGLGYADIDAAGIVKRTTYADVGADCPPYIVYVDRRHNEVVLAVRGLNLVRNADYQVLMDNKLGKQMFDGGYVHYGLLRAAQFILEKETDALRDLLRKQGPGCRLVFAGHSLGSGIAALMTILVVNNRRAFDDIPRSHIRCYALAPARCMSLNLAVKYADVIYSVVLQDDFLPRTPTPLEYIFGSIFCLPCLIFLVCLRDTFKQDKKKFKDPRRLYAPGRMYHIVERKFCRCGRYPPEVRTAIPVEGRFEHVVLSCSTTSDHALAWIERESIKALELMKENGNATTPPAQQKMEKLHSFQEEHKSALERAKTLEVPHAIDISEEENHVGVCPAPSSDTHSETTSEAKSAGRTSWDELVDKLFTRDEDGKLIVNRDMVAKEVVVE from the exons atgtcgGTGTCGTGCGGCCTGGAGTGCGTGCTCTGCGTCGGCTGCGTGCGCTGGGCCTGGAAGCGCCTCACCTACATCGGCGCCTACGACAGCGAGACctggccgcccgccgccgccgacgacttcCACCCCGTCCCGCGCATCTGCCAGATCATCATGGCCATCAACGAGGACGACCTCGCCAACCCCAAGTTCGCGCCGCCCGGGCTCGGATACGCCGACATCGACGCCGCCGGCATCGTCAAGCGCACCACCTACGCCGACGTCGGCGCAGACTGCCCGCCCTACATCGTCTACGTCGACCGCCGCCACAACGAGGTCGTCCTCGCCGTCCGCGGCCTCAACCTCGTCCGCAACGCCGACTACCAG GTCCTCATGGACAACAAGCTCGGCAAGCAGATGTTCGACGGCGGCTACGTGCACTACGGCCTGCTCAGGGCGGCGCAGTTCATCCTCGAGAAGGAGACGGACGCGCTGCGGGACCTGCTGCGCAAGCAAGGGCCCGGGTGCAGGCTCGTCTTCGCGGGCCACTCGCTCGGCTCCGGCATCGCTGCGCTCATGACCATACTCGTCGTCAACAACCGCAGGGCGTTCGACGATATTCCCAGGAGCCACATACGCTGCTACGCGCTCGCGCCCGCACGATGCATGTCGCTCAACCTCGCCGTCAAGTACGCAGACGTCATCTACTCCGTCGTGCTGCAG GATGATTTTTTGCCAAGGACGCCAACACCATTGGAATACATATTTGGGTCTATATTCTG CCTGCCCTGCTTGATATTCCTCGTTTGCTTGAGAGATACATTTAAACAAGACAAGAAAAAGTTCAAAGATCCTAGAAGATTGTATGCTCCTGGCCGAATGTATCATATCGTTGAGAGGAAATTTTGCAG ATGTGGAAGATACCCACCTGAGGTGAGAACTGCTATTCCGGTGGAAGGACGGTTTGAGCATGTTGTGTTATCATGCAGTACAACTTCCGATCATGCGCTTGCTTGGATTGAGCGGGAATCAATAAAGGCTTTAGAG CTAATGAAGGAAAACGGGAATGCAACGACTCCACCTGCTCAACAGAAGATGGAGAAGTTGCATAGTTTTCAGGAAGAACACAAGAGTGCGCTCGAGAGAGCAAAAACCTTGGAGGTTCCTCACGCGATAGACATTTCCGAAGAGGAAAACCATGTGGGTGTTTGCCCTGCCCCATCCTCCGATACTCACAGCGAGACGACATCAGAAGCTAAATCTGCAGGAAGAACCAGCTGGGATGAGCTAGTGGACAAACTTTTCACGAGGGATGAAGATGGGAAGCTTATTGTGAACAGGGACATGGTGGCGAAGGAAGTTGTTGTCGAGTAA